The Bacillaceae bacterium IKA-2 DNA window ACCACCCATAGACGTGATAAACCAAAACATATCAACTGCACCCGAGCGTGGGTGGTAACCGCCACTGGATCCAATGATAAAATTTAATTATTACTATTTTTAGAAGGAGCCAAAAATGAAGAAGATGATCTTTAGGTTTTTAATGTTACTTTCCATCCCCGTTATATTTCTGATAGGTTTTTTGGTAGTTATGACGATGCTAGATGTTAATCCAGACCAAGCGATTCCGTTGACGACTGAAAATAATCAAGGAATGATTGCTCAAACGAACACGCTTTTTTCAGTCACTATTTTTAATATTGGTTACGCTGGTTTAGATGAAGGTCAGGATTTTTTTATGGATGGAGGGGTTATGTCTCGTTCAAGTAGTGAAGAACAAACGAGGATAAACCTAGAGGAAATGGGGAAGTTTTTACAAGAGCAAGATAGCGATATCATTTTGTTACAGGAAGTTGACATTCGTTCAAGCAGAAGTTTTCACATTAATCAAGTCGATTATTTTTCTAATCTATTTACGAATTATAGCTCAACTTTCGGTATGAATTACCTAGTGAAGTGGGTGCCTGTTCCTGTTACAAAACCGATGGGTTCAGTCTATTCGGGGCTTGTTACGCTGTCTAAGTTTCAAACCAAATCTAGCATGAGATATGAATTGCCAGGAAAAGAAAAATGGCCAGTTCAAATTTTTGAATTAAACCGTAGTATCGTCGAAAATCGAATCCCAGTAGAAAATGACAAAGAGTTAGTTTTAATTAATGCACATCTTTCTGCCTATGATAAAGGTGGACTAATTAGAAAACAGCAGCTAGAATTTTTACACCACTATATCATCGAAGAATACGAAAAAGGGAACTACGTTATTGTCGGCGGCGATTGGAATCATGTCATTCCTGGAACTGATCAAAGTTTTTTCGAGGTCGAACAAGAGACCCCATCTTGGGTACAACTGCTGCCTGACGATTTCACACCAAATGGTTTTACTTGGGGAAGTGATCCAACCGTCGCAACGGTAAGAGATAACGCCAATCCGTACCAACAAGGTGTTAATTTTGTATCTGTAATCGATGGTTTCTTAGTGTCACCGAATGTCGAGATATCTGAAGTGGTCGGAAGTGATTTAGGTTTCGAACATAGCGATCATAATCCAGTCAAAGCTATGTTCATGTTAAAGGATGAGTAAGTACAAACGGGGACAGGCACCGATTCCCACTGTCATGGTAAGAATAAATGAAGATCGCCCATGATGCAAATAAAGAGAATTAGTGGGTAACCTATTATAGGAAGTTAAATCCCGATAATAGGAGGAGTGAAAAATATGAGTGATAATAAGCAAAATCAAAATAATAAAAAGCAAAAAAGTGGAAATAAACAAAAAACAAGTAGTAGCGATAATAAAAAGAATAATTTTCACTAAAGGCAGGGACAAGGGGACAGGCACCGATTCCTACCATATTTTACCTCTACTTTTATAGTAGTTTCCTGCTAAAGGCACCCGTTAACTAATCGATGGGTGCCCTTTTTTCAATCATTTTCACTTCTGAATCCACACCCTTGTTCCAATGGGAACCATCCTAGCCAACTCTTCGACGTCATGATTATACATTCGTATACACCCTCTCGAAACCGCTTTTCCTATTGATGACGGATCATTCGTTCCATGGATTCCATAATGTTTCTTTGATAGTGACATCCACATCGTTCCAAATGGTCCTCCAGGATTAGGAGCCTTATTTATGATGACATAATCTCCGATTGGTGTCTCATGTAAAATTCGGCCCACGGCAATCGGATAGGTTTTCACTATCTTATAATTTTCAAATAATGTTAACGTTCGGTTTCCAATAGAAACATTGATTGAATAGGGAATCGTATCCGGATTAGGTAAACCTGGAATAATGATTGGTTGTCCGACAAAAATTAAATTAGGATTAGCTATTTGATTAACATTAACAATCGTTTGAAAAGGAACACGATAGTCCTCTGAAATCGCCCATAAGGTTTCGCCTGGCTTTACGACATGTACATACATATAATAGTTCGCCTCCCCATCTGAATGAATTTCACAATGCAGATTCTGCGCCACTAGGTAAGATTAATGTGGCTAGTTTTTGTAATTATGAAATTCATTCATCAATTTAACTATTTTATTATATGGGGCGCAACCTAATAAAATGCAATTAGAGGAGAGACACTTTGTCCCTCTGCCCTGTTAAAAATGTTAACAATTGGGAAACGGTGCCTGTCCCTCATTCCCACTCACAAG harbors:
- a CDS encoding endonuclease/exonuclease/phosphatase family protein produces the protein MKKMIFRFLMLLSIPVIFLIGFLVVMTMLDVNPDQAIPLTTENNQGMIAQTNTLFSVTIFNIGYAGLDEGQDFFMDGGVMSRSSSEEQTRINLEEMGKFLQEQDSDIILLQEVDIRSSRSFHINQVDYFSNLFTNYSSTFGMNYLVKWVPVPVTKPMGSVYSGLVTLSKFQTKSSMRYELPGKEKWPVQIFELNRSIVENRIPVENDKELVLINAHLSAYDKGGLIRKQQLEFLHHYIIEEYEKGNYVIVGGDWNHVIPGTDQSFFEVEQETPSWVQLLPDDFTPNGFTWGSDPTVATVRDNANPYQQGVNFVSVIDGFLVSPNVEISEVVGSDLGFEHSDHNPVKAMFMLKDE
- a CDS encoding L,D-transpeptidase family protein codes for the protein MYVHVVKPGETLWAISEDYRVPFQTIVNVNQIANPNLIFVGQPIIIPGLPNPDTIPYSINVSIGNRTLTLFENYKIVKTYPIAVGRILHETPIGDYVIINKAPNPGGPFGTMWMSLSKKHYGIHGTNDPSSIGKAVSRGCIRMYNHDVEELARMVPIGTRVWIQK